Below is a genomic region from Penaeus monodon isolate SGIC_2016 chromosome 33, NSTDA_Pmon_1, whole genome shotgun sequence.
NNNNNNNNNNNNNNNNNNNNNNNNNNNNNNNNNNNNNNNNNNNNNNNNNNNNNNNNNNNNNNNNNNNNNNNNNNNNNNNNNNNNNNNNNNNNNNNNNNNNNNNNNNNNNNNNNNNNNNNNNNNNNNNNNNNNNNNNNNNNNNNNNNNNNNNNNNNNNNNNNNNNNNNNNNNNNNNNNNNNNNNNNNNNNNNNNNNNNNNNNNNNNNNNNNNNNNNNNNNNNNNNNNNNNNNNNNNNNNNNNNNNNNNNNNNNNNNNNNNNNNNNNNNNNNNNNNNNNNNNNNNNNNNNNNNNNNNNNNNNNNNNNNNNNNNNNNNNNNNNNNNNNNNNNNNNNNNNNNNNNNNNNNNNNNNNNNNNNNNNNNNNNNNNNNNNNNNNNNNNNNNNNNNNNNNNNNNNNNNNNNNNNNNNNNNNNNNNNNNNNNNNNNNNNNNNNNNNNNNNNNNNNNNNNNNNNNNNNNNNNNNNNNNNNNNNNNNNNNNNNNNNNNNNNNNNNNNNNNNNNNNNNNNNNNNNNNNNNNNNNNNNNNNNNNNNNNNNNNNNNNNNNNNNNNNNNNNNNNNNNNNNNNNNNNNNNNNNNNNNNNNNNNNNNNNNNNNNNNNNNNNNNNNNNNNNNNNNNNNNNNNNNNNNNNNNNNNNNNNNNNNNNNNNNNNNNNNNNNNNNNNNNNNNNNNNNNNNNNNNNNNNNNNNNNNNNNNNNNNNNNNNNNNNNNNNNNNNNNNNNNNNNNNNNNNNNNNNNNNNNNNNNNNNNNNNNNNNNNNNNNNNNNNNNNNNNNNNNNNNNNNNNNNNNNNNNNNNNNNNNNNNNNNNNNNNNNNNNNNNNNNNNNNNNNNNNNNNNNNNNNNNNNNNNNNNNNNNNNNNNNNNNNNNNNNNNNNNNNNNNNNNNNNNNNNNNNNNNNNNNNNNNNNNNNNNNNNNNNNNNNNNNNNNNNNNNNNNNNNNNNNNNNNNNNNNNNNNNNNNNNNNNNNNNNNNNNNNNNNNNNNNNNNNNNNNNNNNNNNNNNNNNNNNNNNNCAAAgctaataaagtataaataaaaaatgtaaaaatcacaTCTAAAATTCTGAAAGTGATTATAAAACAAATCATACAGCTTATCACTCTACCATGTTTGTAAAATGTGCAGTATATTTTTCATGAGCAACAACACAGGAAATCAAGATATGGAAAAATGAAGGTACTGACCTGTGAAATAACTGCAATTGGTGTGACACCCAGAGAGGATGCAACTTTGTGTTCTACTAAATAGAACATATATTCATCGTACAGAAGTCTTATCAGATGGAAAGACCCAAATGAAGCAGCACTGCGCAAAGTCAAATCTCTAATCACCATAGAACTGTAATAATGCAAAACATATGTCAGTCCTACAAGAACCTAATCAACCAAAAAGAACTTGCATAAATTATGATATACATGTaactgtgtgcatgtataaaaatTAAACTTTCNNNNNNNNNNNNNNNNNNNNNNNNNNNNNNNNNNNNNNNNCATGCATGCAAGGGGCCTGCAATTTTTAACTATTAAAAGTCAGTCTACACTGTTGCAGATGCTTTGTACACAGGATCTGTTGGGGTTATGGGGTCTTTCGTACTTATGATAATGACATAACAAAGTGACCAAGAAGTTACACTCATAATATTGAATATTTGAGTACCCATCCATATTGTCTCAAAACATCTCAAAAAACATCCCAGAAAGAGTCTGATGCTCAACTGCACATACTATTTAGAGTACAAGATGGGGGACATAGCTTAACTAAATTGTGTTTATGCTTTTTTTAATGCGAACATTTATGATTGTGNNNNNNNNNNNNNNNNNNNNNNNNNNNNNNNNNNNNNNNNNNNNNNNNNNNNNNNNNNNNNNNNNACATATTATATCAGGTTTAAGTGTCTTATATGGTGGTGTGTCTTATATGGTGGGTATAAATGTGTTATGCATATGCCNNNNNNNNNNNNNNNNNNNNNNNNNNNNNNNNNNNNNNNNNNNNNNNNNNNNNNNNNNNNNNNNNNNNNNNNNNNNNNNNNNNNNNNNNNNNNNNNNNNNNNNNNNNNNNNNNNNNNNNNNNNNNNNNNNNNNNNNNNNNNNNNNNNNNNNNNNNNNNNNNNNNNNNNNNNNNNNNNNNNNNNNNNNNNNNNNNNNNNNNNNNNNNNNNNNNNNNNNNNNNNNNNNNNNNNNNNNNNNNNNNNNNNNNNNNNNNNNNNNNNNNNNNNNNNNNNNNNNNNNNNNNNNNNNNNNNNNNNNNNNNNNNNNNNNNNNNNNNNNNNNNNNNNNNNNNNNNNNNNNNNNNNNNNNNNNNNNNNNNNNNNNNNNNNNNNNNNNNNNNNNNNNNNNNNNNNNNNNNNNNNNNNNNNNNNNNNNNNNNNNNNNNNNNNNNNNNNNNNNNNNNNNNNNNNNNNNNNNNNNNNNNNNNNNNNNNNNNNNNNNNNNNNNNNNNNNNNNNNNNNNNNNNNNNNNNNNNNNNNNNNNNNNNNNNNNNNNNNNNNNNNNNNNNNNNNNNNNNNNNNNNNNNNNNNNNNNNNNNNNNNNNNNNNNNNNNNNNNNNNNNNNNNNNNNNNNNNNNNNNNNNNNNNNNNNNNNNNNNNNNNNNNNNNNNNNNNNNNNNNNNNNNNNNNNNNNNNNNNNNNNNNNNNNNNNNNNNNNNNNNNNNNNNNNNNNNNNNNNNNNNNNNNNNNNNNNNNNNNNNNNNNNNNNNNNNNNNNNNNNNNNNNNNNNNNNNNNNNNNNNNNNNNNNNNNNNNNNNNNNNNNNNNNNNNNNNNNNNNNNNNNNNNNNNNNNNNNNNNNNNNNNNNNNNNNNNNNNNNNNNNNNNNNNNNNNNNNNNNNNNNNNNNNNNNNNNNNNNNNNNNNNNNNNNNNNNNNNNNNNNNNNNNGATATTAAAGACATACCTGTAGAATGACCACTTCAACAGAAATTGTCGAGCTTGTTTTGGAAAGTCAGGTTTCCCTTCATGTTGGCGGAGTACTTGTGACACCACAGCTTGCAGCCATTCAGCCCACTGTTCTAGGCTGTTCTGTTGCTGCAGTGTTGCTTTGAAATCTTCTTCAAGACGATCTACTAATGCAGAATCACACTGACATACCCAAGAAGCCTGGAGAAATATATGAACTTAttaagagattttttaaaaattaagagggTTATTAGGCCTATATAACATTCCCTCAAATGCATAATTAAGTTTAGTTATATAACAGACTTATAATTGGGGTTAGCATTTTCGTTNNNNNNNNNNNNNNNNNNNNNNNNNNNNNNNNNNNNNNNNNNNNNNNNNNNNNNNNNNNNNNNNNNNNNNNNNNNNNNNNNNNNNNNNNNNNNNNNNNNNNNNNNNNNNNNNNNNNNNNNNNNNNNNNNNNNNNNNNNNNNNNNNNNNNNNNNNNNNNNNNNNNNNNNNNNNNNNNNNNNNNNNNNNNNNNNNNNNNNNNNNNNNNNNNNNNNNNNNNACGTCACTTCCCACCAACTGAGAATAagaagcaaaaatttaaaaacgagaTCATCATATTTTACAAACCAACATTTATATCATTTGTTATTTGCTTTGtgatattagtatcatcaataagaatatatcaatatatgcctCTATAAAAGGGAGGTGGGAGTAATGCTTCTTTGCCATGAACGCTGTTCAAAAGTCACAGATCATAATGCAGATAAATGCTGATGGTTCCTNNNNNNNNNNNNNNNNNNNNNNNNNNNNNNNNNNNNNNNNNNNNNNNNNNNNNNNNNNNNNNNNNNNNNNNNNNNNNNNNNNNNNNNNNNNNNNNNNNNNNNNNNNNNNNNNNNNNNNNNNNNNNNNNNNNNNNNNNNNNNNNNNNNNNNNNNNNNNNNNNNNNNNNNNNNNNNNNNNNNNNNNNNNNNNNNNNNNNNNNNNNNNNNNNNNNNNNNNNNNNNNNNNNNNNNNNNNNNNNNNNNNNNNNAAATAttgtgaatacaataaatgaacttatattaCTGACANNNNNNNNNNNNNNNNNNNNNNNNNNNNNNNNNNNNNNNNNNNNNNNNNNNNNNNNNNNNNNNNNNNNNNNNNNNNNNNNNNNNNNNNNNNNNNNNNNNNNNNNNNNNNNNNNNNNNNNNNNNNNNNNNNNNNNNNNNNNNNNNNNNNNNNNNNNNNNNNNNNNNNNNNNNNNNNNNNNNNNNNNNNTGATCGCAAATACACTTGTACTCACAACAATATCTTACCTGCTCTTGAACATTGTGAAAATCAACTCTGTTGAGGTCAGCCAACATTTGGGTAATCTGTGAAGAATTCTGAAGGACTGCTCTAGCAGCTTGAGCTAAGTGATTTAGTGAGGTGTACCTTCGCAGTGTCTGGGCTAATGAAGCTACAGCTGTTACCTGGAACCATTAAAAAGAGAGCATCTTTTAGTTCTATTTCTTGGTCATATcaatatacatgcgtatatacaaaTTCTTATatgtttagaaaaaatatatttgNNNNNNNNNNNNNNNNNNNNNNNNNNNNNNNNNNNNNNNNNNNNNNNNNNNNNNNNNNNNNNNNNNNNNNNNNNNNNNNNNNNNNNNNNNNNNNNNNNNNNNNNNNNNNNNNNNNNNNNNNNNNNNNNNNNNNNNNNNNNNNNNNNNNNNNNNNNNNNNNNNNNNNNNNNNNNNNNNNNNNNNNNNNNNNNNNNNNNNNNNNNNNNNNNNNNNNNNNNNNNNNNNNNNNNNNNNNNNNNNNNNNNNNNNNNNNNNNNNNNNNNNNNNNNNNNNNNNNNNNNNNNNNNNNNNNNNNNNNNNNNNNNNNNNNNNNNNNNNNNNNNNNNNNNNNNNNNNNNNNNNNNNNNNNNNNNNNNNNNNNNNNNNNNNNNNNNNNNNNNNNNNNNNNNNNNNNNNNNNNNNNNNNNNNNNNNNNNNNNNNNNNNNNNNNNNNNNNNNNNNNNNNNNNNNNNNNNNNNNNNNNNNNNNNNNNNNNNNNNNNNNNNNNNNNNNNNNNNNNNNNNNNCATGAATTAACNNNNNNNNNNNNNNNNNNNNNNNNNNNNNNNNNNNNNNNNNNNNNNNNNNNNNNNNNNNNNNNNNNNNNNNNNNNNNNNNNNNNNNNNNNNNNNNNNNNNNNNNNNNNNNNNNNNNNNNNNNNNNNNNNNNNNNNNNNNNNNNNNNNNNNNNNNNNNNNNNNNNNNNNNNNNNNNNNNNNNNNNNNNNNNNNNNNNNNNNNNNNNNNNNNNNNNNNNNNNNNNNNNNNNNNNNNNNNNNNNNNNNNNNNNNNNNNNNNNNNNNNNNNNNNNNNNNNNNNNNNNNNNNNNNNNNNNNNNNNNNNNNNNNNNNNNNNNNNNNNNNNNNNNNNNNNNNNNNNNNNNNNNNNNNNNNNNNNNNNNNNNNNNNNNNNNNNNNNNNNNNNNNNNNNNNNNNNNNNNNNNNNNNNNNNNNNNNNNNNNNNNNNNNNNNNNNNNNNNNNNNNNNNNNNNNNNNNNNNNNNNNNNNNNNNNNNNNNNNNNNNNNNNNNNNNNNNNNNNNNNNNNNNNNNNNNNNNNNNNNNNNNNNNNNNNNNNNNNNNNNNNNNNNNNNNNNNNNNNNNNNNNNNNNNNNNNNNNNNNNNNNNNNNNNNNNNNNNNNNNNNNNNNNNNNNNNNNNNNNNNNNNNNNNNNNNNNNNNNNNNNNNNNNNNNNNNNNNNNNNNNNNNNNNNNNNNNNNNNNNNNNNNNNNNNNNNNNNNNNNNNNNNNNNNNNNNNNNNNNNNNNNNNNNNNNNNNNNNNNNNNNNNNNNNNNNNNNNNNNNNNNNNNNNNNNNNNNNNNNNNNNNNNNNNNNNNNNNNNNNNNNNNNNNNNNNNNNNNNNNNNNNNNNNNNNNNNNNNNNNNNNNNNNNNNNNNNNNNNNNNNNNNNNNNNNNNNNNNNNNNNNNNNNNNNNNNNNNNNNNNNNNNNNNNNNNNNNNNNNNNNNNNNNNNNNNNNNNNNNNNNNNNNNNNNNNNNNNNNNNNNNNNNNNNNNNNNNNNNNNNNNNNNNNNNNNNNNNNNNNNNNNNNNNNNNNNNNNNNNNNNNNNNNNNNNNNNNNNNNNNNNNNNNNNNNNNNNNNNNNNNNNNNNNNNNNNNNNNNNNNNNNNNNNNNNNNNNNNNNNNNNNNNNNNNNNNNNNNNNNNNNNNNNNNNNNNNNNNNNNNNNNNNNNNNNNNNNNNNNNNNNNNNNNNNNNNNNNNNNNNNNNNNNNNNNNNNNNNNNNNNNNNNNNNNNNNNNNNNNNNNNNNNNNNNNNNNNNNNNNNNNNNNNNNNNNNNNNNNNNNNNNNNNNNNNNNNNNNNNNNNNNNNNNNNNNNNNNNNNNNNNNNNNNNNNNNNNNNNNNNNNNNNNNNNNNNNNNNNNNNNNNNNNNNNNNNNNNNNNNNNNNNNNNNNNNNNNNNNNNNNNNNNNNNNNNNNNNNNNNNNNNNNNNNNNNNNNNNNNNNNNNNNNNNNNNNNNNNNNNNNNNNNNNNNNNNNNNNNNNNNNNNNNNNNNNNNNNNNNNNNNNNNNNNNNNNNNNNNNNNNNNNNNNNNNNNNNNNNNNNNNNNNNNNNNNNNNNNNNNNNNNNNNNNNNNNNNNNNNNNNNNNNNNNNNNNNNNNNNNNNNNNNNNNNNNNNNNNNNNNNNNNNNNNNNNNNNNNNNNNNNNNNNNNNNNNNNNNNNNNNNNNNNNNNNNNNNNNNNNNNNNNNNNNNNNNNNNNNNNNNNNNNNNNNNNNNNNNNNNNNNNNNNNNNNNNNNNNNNNNNNNNNNNNNNNNNNNNNNNNNNNNNNNNNNNNNNNNNNNNNNNNNNNNNNNNNNNNNNNNNNNNNNNNNNNNNNNNNNNNNNNNNNNNNNNNNNNNNNNNNNNNNNNNNNNNNNNNNNNNNNNNNNNNNNNNNNNNNNNNNNNNNNNNNNNNNNNNNNNNNNNNNNNNNNNNNNNNNNNNNNNNNNNNNNNNNNNNNNNNNNNNNNNNNNNNNNNNNNNNNNNNNNNNNNNNNNNNNNNNNNNNNNNNNNNNNNNNNNNNNNNNNNNNNNNNNNNNNNNNNNNNNNNNNNNNNNNNNNNNNNNNNNNNNNNNNNNNNNNNNNNNNNNNNNNNNNNNNNNNNNNNNNNNNNNNNNNNNNNNNNNNNNNNNNNNNNNNNNNNNNNNNNNNNNNNNNNNNNNNNNNNNNNNNNNNNNNNNNNNNNNNNNNNNNNNNNNNNNNNNNNNNNNNNNNNNNNNNNNNNNNNNNNNNNNNNNNNNNNNNNNNNNNNNNNNNNNNNNNNNNNNNNNNNNNNNNNNNNNNNNNNNNNNNNNNNNNNNNNNNNNNNNNNNNNNNNNNNNNNNNNNNNNNNNNNNNNNNNNNNNNNNNNNNNNNNNNNNNNNNNNNNNNNNNNNNNNNNNNNNNNNNNNNNNNNNNNNNNNNNNNNNNNNNNNNNNNNNNNNNNNNNNNNNNNNNNNNNNNNNNNNNNNNNNNNNNNNNNNNNNNNNNNNNNNNNNNNNNNNNNNNNNNNNNNNNNNNNNNNNNNNNNNNNNNNNNNNNNNNNNNNNNNNNNNNNNNNNNNNNNNNNNNNNNNNNNNNNNNNNNNNNNNNNNNNNNNNNNNNNNNNNNNNNNNNNNNNNNNNNNNNNNNNNNNNNNNNNNNNNNNNNNNNNNNNNNNNNNNNNNNNNNNNNNNNNNNNNNNNNNNNNNNNNNNNNNNNNNNNNNNNNNNNNNNNNNNNNNNNNNNNNNNNNNNNNNNNNNNNNNNNNNNNNNNNNNNNNNNNNNNNNNNNNNNNNNNNNNNNNNNNNNNNNNNNNNNNNNNNNNNNNNNNNNNNNNNNNNNNNNNNNNNNNNNNNNNNNNNNNNNNNNNNNNNNNNNNNNNNNNNNNNNNNNNNNNNNNNNNNNNNNNNNNNNNNNNNNNNNNNNNNNNNNNNNNNNNNNNNNNNNNNNNNNNNNNNNNNNNNNNNNNNNNNNNNNNNNNNNNNNNNNNNNNNNNNNNNNNNNNNNNNNNNNNNNNNNNNNNNNNNNNNNNNNNNNNNNNNNNNNNNNNNNNNNNNNNNNNNNNNNNNNNNNNNNNNNNNNNNNNNNNNNNNNNNNNNNNNNNNNNNNNNNNNNNNNNNNNNNNNNNNNNNNNNNNNNNNNNNNNNNNNNNNNNNNNNNNNNNNNNNNNNNNNNNNNNNNNNNNNNNNNNNNNNNNNNNNNNNNNNNNNNNNNNNNNNNNNNNNNNNNNNNNNNNNNNNNNNNNNNNNNNNNNNNNNNNNNNNNNNNNNNNNNNNNNNNNNNNNNNNNNNNNNNNNNNNNNNNNNNNNNNNNNNNNNNNNNNNNNNNNNNNNNNNNNNNNNNNNNNNNNNNNNNNNNNNNNNNNNNNNNNNNNNNNNNNNNNNNNNNNNNNNNNNNNNNNNNNNNNNNNNNNNNNNNNNNNNNNNNNNNNNNNNNNNNNNNNNNNNNNNNNNNNNNNNNNNNNNNNNNNNNNNNNNNNNNNNNNNNNNNNNNNNNNNNNNNNNNNNNNNNNNNNNNNNNNNNNNNNNNNNNNNNNNNNNNNNNNNNNNNNNNNNNNNNNNNNNNNNNNNNNNNNNNNNNNNNNNNNNNNNNNNNNNNNNNNNNNNNNNNNNNNNNNNNNNNNNNNNNNNNNNNNNNNNNNNNNNNNNNNNNNNNNNNNNNNNNNNNNNNNNNNNNNNNNNNNNNNNNNNNNNNNNNNNNNNNNNNNNNNNNNNNNNNNNNNNNNNNNNNNNNNNNNNNNNNNNNNNNNNNNNNNNNNNNNNNNNNNNNNNNNNNNNNNNNNNNNNNNNNNNNNNNNNNNNNNNNNNNNNNNNNNNNNNNNNNNNNN
It encodes:
- the LOC119594257 gene encoding DNA-binding protein RFX2-like, coding for MLIKCSVSYMGNPQNTSDNFFILQALLRAPPVLEFVRNFDYQFYQNLVEVLIPDVLKSIPSSLTQAIRNFAKSLESWLSSAMLGCPPDIVNIKVTAVASLAQTLRRYTSLNHLAQAARAVLQNSSQITQMLADLNRVDFHNVQEQASWVCQCDSALVDRLEEDFKATLQQQNSLEQWAEWLQAVVSQVLRQHEGKPDFPKQARQFLLKWSFYSSMVIRDLTLRSAASFGSFHLIRLLYDEYMFYLVEHKVASSLGVTPIAVISQVMDGMKNTESSNFVFNGDINAHHRSDDGVLPAFKRLKYET